The following proteins are encoded in a genomic region of Natrinema sp. DC36:
- a CDS encoding phosphotransacetylase family protein, whose protein sequence is MTDTDPEPESTDIETDTDTESGTDSTSGDTPVETLLVSSLEESTGKTAITLALARLARDEGDSVGYMKPKGTRLQSNVGKTLDEDPLLARELLGLEAEMHDLEPVVYSPTFIEQAIRGREDPDELRERVREAFETLATDHDRMFVEGGGRYDVGGIVDIADPDIADLLDARVLLVAPYEIPADVDDVIAAAEAFGDRLAGVVFNDVPDAAYDGLETDVVPFLEGRGIPVHGVLPSERELSGVTVAELADELGASVLVDDGQDGYVERFTVGAMGPDSALRHFRRTRDAAVITGGDRAEIHTAALEAPGVRCLILTGGHRPPRAIVGQASEKGVPILAVQTDTLTTVERAEDVVRSGRTRDADTVDRMQRLLSDHAAVDSILG, encoded by the coding sequence ATGACCGACACCGATCCAGAACCCGAATCCACGGACATCGAAACCGATACTGACACCGAAAGCGGCACCGATAGCACGTCCGGCGACACCCCCGTCGAGACGCTGCTCGTCAGCTCGCTCGAGGAGAGCACCGGCAAGACGGCCATCACGCTGGCGCTCGCTCGTCTCGCGCGGGACGAAGGGGACAGCGTCGGCTACATGAAACCGAAGGGCACCCGGCTGCAGAGCAACGTCGGGAAGACCCTCGACGAGGACCCGCTGCTCGCCCGCGAACTGCTCGGGCTCGAGGCCGAGATGCACGACCTCGAGCCCGTCGTCTACTCGCCGACGTTTATCGAGCAGGCGATCCGCGGGCGCGAGGATCCGGACGAACTGCGCGAGCGCGTCCGAGAGGCGTTCGAGACGCTCGCAACCGATCACGACCGGATGTTCGTCGAGGGCGGCGGCCGGTACGATGTCGGCGGAATCGTCGACATCGCGGACCCCGATATCGCCGACCTCCTCGACGCGCGCGTGCTGCTGGTCGCGCCCTACGAGATCCCCGCGGACGTCGACGACGTCATCGCCGCCGCCGAGGCGTTCGGCGACCGACTCGCCGGCGTCGTCTTCAACGACGTTCCCGACGCGGCCTACGACGGGCTCGAGACGGACGTCGTCCCGTTCCTCGAGGGGCGCGGGATTCCGGTCCACGGGGTGCTCCCGAGCGAACGGGAGCTGTCGGGCGTGACGGTCGCCGAACTCGCGGACGAACTCGGCGCGTCGGTGCTCGTCGATGACGGACAGGACGGCTACGTCGAACGCTTTACCGTCGGCGCGATGGGGCCGGACAGCGCCCTGCGACACTTCCGCCGGACGAGAGACGCCGCCGTCATCACCGGCGGCGACCGCGCCGAGATTCACACCGCCGCGCTCGAGGCTCCCGGCGTCCGCTGTCTCATCCTCACCGGCGGCCACCGGCCCCCGAGAGCGATCGTCGGGCAGGCCAGCGAGAAGGGCGTCCCGATCCTCGCGGTGCAGACGGACACGCTCACGACGGTCGAGCGCGCAGAGGACGTCGTCCGAAGCGGCCGGACTCGAGACGCTGATACCGTCGACCGGATGCAACGGCTGCTGTCCGATCACGCCGCCGTCGACTCGATTCTGGGGTAG
- a CDS encoding polysaccharide biosynthesis C-terminal domain-containing protein, producing the protein MNRSITSGIVSVVSAKLVVLVVTALSTPLLYRFLGASAFGEYAFLLSIFAIYMIFVSSGITDGVRKFLAEDRSAANWSEHVVGFYFRLAILLAGLGALLLVLASRVGLVGLAFGSEMTIYFYVLAALVITAQFRDFTRKTLMGFGLERYSEPLKVLDKVGFVAVALPLTYVGLGVMGALAGHLFASLLVGVIGLLLVHRRISLSSVFSSPTERFPRTEMLTFNSMSIALIFLLMSLYHIDIIMLNRFRSDAAVGNYKAALTLAEFLWFVPMAIQTVFVHSTSELWSQNRYRKISALASRTTRYSFLLTAVMAVGLAALANVAVPIYFGAEAEPAITPLLLLLPGALGFALARPILAISQGEGTLRYPVAATGAAAVINVVLNVTLIPRFGMGGAAVATSVGYGSMFVFHCLSARRVGFDPLQDARLGRAALTTVLAAVPIVALSAAISNPWLALAVVPPVGFLLFITFALLVGALDPAEPFELLTLFPEPIGGTAGTIHDRITNGESEGATRNWLQLFLFVGGLSLLVAGLAFGMLDPGLQNVAP; encoded by the coding sequence GTGAACAGGAGTATTACGAGCGGCATCGTATCGGTCGTCAGTGCGAAACTCGTCGTCCTCGTCGTCACTGCGCTTTCGACGCCGCTGCTGTACCGATTTCTCGGTGCATCGGCGTTCGGCGAGTACGCGTTTTTGCTGTCTATCTTCGCGATCTATATGATCTTCGTCAGTTCGGGGATCACGGACGGTGTCCGAAAGTTCCTCGCGGAGGATCGCTCCGCGGCGAACTGGAGCGAACACGTCGTCGGCTTTTACTTCCGGCTGGCGATCTTGCTGGCCGGTCTCGGGGCGCTCCTGCTGGTACTCGCGTCCAGAGTCGGGCTCGTCGGCCTCGCCTTCGGATCCGAGATGACGATCTACTTCTACGTCCTCGCGGCGCTCGTTATTACGGCGCAGTTCCGGGACTTCACGCGGAAGACGCTCATGGGATTCGGCCTCGAGCGGTACTCGGAGCCGCTCAAGGTTCTCGACAAGGTCGGCTTCGTCGCGGTCGCACTCCCGCTGACCTACGTCGGCCTCGGCGTGATGGGAGCGCTCGCAGGTCACCTGTTTGCGAGCCTCCTCGTCGGTGTGATCGGACTCCTCCTCGTTCACCGACGGATTTCCCTGTCGTCCGTATTCTCCAGTCCGACGGAGCGGTTCCCGCGGACTGAGATGCTCACGTTTAACTCGATGAGCATCGCGCTGATCTTCCTGCTGATGTCGCTCTATCATATCGACATCATCATGCTCAACCGGTTTCGGTCGGACGCGGCGGTCGGTAACTACAAGGCGGCGCTGACGCTCGCCGAGTTCCTCTGGTTCGTCCCGATGGCGATCCAGACGGTGTTCGTCCACTCGACGTCGGAGCTGTGGTCGCAGAACCGCTATCGAAAGATTTCGGCCCTCGCATCTCGGACGACGCGATACTCATTTCTGCTGACGGCAGTTATGGCAGTCGGACTCGCAGCGCTGGCGAACGTCGCCGTGCCGATTTACTTCGGTGCCGAGGCCGAGCCAGCGATCACGCCGCTGTTGCTGTTGCTCCCCGGCGCTCTCGGCTTCGCGCTCGCACGGCCGATCCTCGCGATATCGCAGGGCGAGGGAACGCTCCGGTATCCGGTCGCGGCAACCGGCGCCGCGGCCGTGATTAACGTCGTGCTTAACGTCACGCTCATCCCCCGTTTCGGAATGGGGGGTGCGGCCGTCGCGACCAGCGTCGGATACGGATCGATGTTCGTCTTCCACTGTCTGAGTGCTCGGCGTGTCGGTTTCGATCCGCTCCAGGACGCACGGCTCGGTCGAGCGGCACTGACTACCGTCCTCGCAGCCGTCCCCATCGTCGCCCTCTCGGCGGCGATCTCGAACCCGTGGCTCGCGCTCGCGGTCGTCCCGCCCGTCGGATTCCTCCTCTTCATTACGTTCGCGCTGCTCGTCGGCGCACTGGATCCGGCCGAGCCGTTCGAGTTGCTGACGTTGTTCCCCGAGCCGATCGGGGGAACGGCGGGTACGATCCACGACCGGATCACGAACGGCGAGAGCGAGGGGGCGACTCGGAACTGGTTGCAGCTGTTCCTGTTCGTCGGCGGACTGTCCCTGCTCGTCGCGGGACTCGCATTCGGGATGCTCGATCCCGGATTGCAGAACGTCGCTCCCTGA
- a CDS encoding right-handed parallel beta-helix repeat-containing protein, whose amino-acid sequence MAACAAGIGLTSTASASTDRYGHYYDDYATVVDVTEAGADDTGTESITPVLERLRDDDTLLVFPEGEYFMDEQFRFTGFDNFGVVGENATLIPANFYEFDGPRYRLFRLGVSYSPGRRLRFEGFDVDQSAPDTGIRAIEAYASDRLEVRDITVRGHHDSGTWGPGLFNVTDPDGYGIVEQFRAPDGAAWVDNTPNAGNRWRGPIGIEANETEGTLEFKHCQLGGFPNNGLYAASDSGKIVVHGGLYRNSNGANIRVGGRDSEIRWPTVEVDSTRPEDRTQRGIRIENGRNMEIYGAAVEITSPKPTSHAISVMNTCESARIDNTRVEIRGSEVNHGIVLSPNCGDATIVDTSITHETAGGYPLWIQNSDRSEQILAESVTITGQSGDASGFRDGIRCERDNCRFNNVDVTQRGRNGADRNALVNTAADLTVYQSELRASQYPFVDIGSDALVRDSTLESSGDDEAVCLYSSSSDPTFKKNELVDGIRDFGASGVTTWENTYQ is encoded by the coding sequence GTGGCGGCATGTGCCGCCGGAATCGGACTGACGTCGACAGCCAGTGCGTCCACAGATCGGTACGGACACTACTACGATGACTACGCAACCGTCGTGGACGTGACCGAGGCCGGAGCGGACGATACCGGCACGGAATCGATCACGCCCGTGCTCGAGAGACTCCGAGATGACGATACACTGCTCGTATTTCCCGAAGGGGAGTACTTCATGGACGAGCAGTTCAGATTCACCGGCTTCGATAACTTCGGCGTCGTCGGCGAGAACGCGACGCTGATTCCGGCGAACTTCTACGAGTTCGACGGACCGCGGTACCGACTGTTCCGGCTCGGCGTCTCGTACAGCCCCGGACGGCGTCTCCGCTTCGAGGGGTTCGACGTCGATCAGTCGGCCCCCGATACGGGGATCAGGGCGATCGAGGCCTACGCGTCCGACCGGCTCGAGGTACGCGATATCACCGTTCGCGGCCACCACGACAGCGGGACGTGGGGCCCGGGACTGTTCAACGTCACCGACCCCGATGGCTACGGGATCGTCGAACAGTTTCGAGCGCCGGACGGGGCTGCGTGGGTGGATAACACGCCGAATGCGGGCAATCGATGGCGCGGCCCGATCGGCATCGAAGCGAACGAAACCGAGGGGACGCTCGAGTTCAAACACTGCCAGCTCGGCGGGTTCCCGAACAACGGACTGTACGCGGCGAGCGACAGCGGAAAGATCGTCGTCCACGGCGGACTGTACCGGAACAGCAACGGCGCGAACATACGCGTCGGTGGCCGAGACAGCGAGATTCGGTGGCCGACCGTCGAAGTCGACTCGACGCGGCCGGAGGACAGGACTCAGCGCGGCATCCGGATCGAGAACGGTCGAAACATGGAGATCTACGGTGCTGCCGTCGAGATCACGTCGCCCAAACCGACCAGTCACGCGATTTCGGTGATGAACACCTGCGAAAGCGCCCGGATCGACAACACTCGCGTGGAGATACGCGGGTCGGAGGTGAATCACGGAATCGTTCTCTCTCCTAACTGCGGGGACGCAACGATCGTCGATACGTCGATTACCCACGAAACCGCGGGTGGCTATCCGCTCTGGATTCAGAACAGCGACAGGTCGGAGCAAATACTCGCCGAATCAGTCACGATCACGGGACAGTCGGGCGATGCCAGCGGTTTCCGTGACGGGATTCGCTGTGAGCGCGACAACTGTCGCTTCAACAACGTCGATGTCACGCAGCGCGGACGCAACGGAGCGGACCGAAACGCACTCGTCAACACGGCCGCGGACCTGACGGTCTACCAGAGCGAGCTGCGCGCCAGTCAATACCCGTTCGTCGACATCGGCTCCGACGCGCTCGTTCGCGACTCGACCCTCGAGTCGTCGGGAGACGATGAGGCCGTCTGCCTCTACTCGTCGTCCTCAGATCCGACGTTCAAGAAGAACGAGCTGGTCGACGGAATTCGTGACTTCGGTGCGAGCGGGGTTACGACCTGGGAGAACACGTACCAGTAG
- a CDS encoding IS6 family transposase gives MAEIARLSGSSDWIDLDFVERERTPRRLMELGIRLHLAGLSLSNTVRELERFGVERSRKAVHDWVHKCDIQPTVDEEPNHVALDETVIQLNEHRYWLYTAVDPETNNILHIRLYSTTTTALTERFLHELTEKHDLDDAVFLVDGAKHLQTALRRSGLRFRYEKHGNRNAAERVFREIKRRTSSFSNCFSHAQPSTAESWLQAFAVWHNATN, from the coding sequence ATGGCAGAAATCGCACGCCTCAGCGGTAGTAGCGACTGGATTGATTTGGATTTTGTGGAGCGAGAACGGACACCGCGTCGGCTGATGGAGCTCGGTATTCGACTCCATCTTGCTGGATTATCGCTTTCGAATACCGTTCGAGAATTAGAGAGGTTCGGTGTCGAGCGCAGTCGCAAAGCAGTCCATGATTGGGTTCACAAATGCGATATACAGCCGACAGTTGACGAGGAACCGAATCACGTCGCACTTGACGAGACGGTGATTCAACTTAACGAACATCGCTATTGGCTGTACACCGCTGTCGATCCAGAAACGAACAACATACTCCATATACGGCTGTATTCGACGACTACGACTGCGTTGACAGAACGGTTCCTGCACGAACTCACTGAGAAACATGATCTTGATGATGCCGTGTTTCTCGTTGATGGAGCGAAACATCTCCAGACTGCACTCCGTCGATCTGGGCTCCGTTTTCGATACGAAAAACATGGAAATCGGAACGCGGCGGAACGTGTCTTCCGCGAGATAAAGCGACGTACCTCCTCATTCTCAAACTGTTTCAGTCACGCACAACCATCAACAGCCGAATCGTGGCTCCAAGCCTTCGCCGTCTGGCACAATGCTACAAACTAA
- a CDS encoding DHH family phosphoesterase: MSTGVTISSISDYAILGCGSVGYAVAEELVEQGKDVFIVDQDESRVESLRDQDLDARTADIRESGVADLVADRDVILILASDVESNKRAVEHIRESDGDQFIVARASDPVSGDELSELGADIVINPSTVIAESALRALESGELEYNAGKLAEIVEQTSTRLAIVTQDSPDPDSIASAAALQAIADHLGIESDIIYLGDVGHQENRAFVNLLGIDLVQWDEIEDHSIYDTVALVDHATSGEMDLPIDIVIDHHESETDDGVEPEFVDIRPNMSSTSTIMTKYIQEFDMNVSEEVATALLYGIRAETLDFKRDTTPADLTAAAYLYPFANHDTLEQVESPSMSPETLDVLAEAITNRDVQGSHLVSNAGFVRDREALTQAASHLLNLEGVTTTAVFGIADETIFLAGRSKDIRINIGKVLDDAYGEIGETAGHSTQASAEIPLGIFTGIEISEDTRETLLELTEEAVKRTLFDAMGVEGGGSEGSNGS, from the coding sequence ATGAGCACGGGGGTTACGATTTCGTCGATCTCTGACTACGCTATCTTGGGGTGTGGGAGCGTGGGCTACGCCGTCGCGGAGGAACTCGTCGAACAGGGGAAAGACGTCTTTATCGTCGATCAGGACGAGAGCCGCGTCGAATCGCTCCGCGACCAGGACCTGGACGCCCGGACGGCCGACATCCGGGAATCCGGCGTCGCCGACCTCGTGGCCGACCGCGATGTCATCCTCATCCTCGCCTCGGACGTCGAGTCCAACAAGCGCGCCGTCGAACACATCCGCGAGAGCGACGGCGACCAGTTCATCGTCGCCCGCGCGAGCGATCCCGTCTCCGGCGACGAGCTCTCCGAACTCGGGGCGGACATCGTCATCAACCCCTCCACGGTCATCGCTGAATCCGCCCTGCGCGCCCTCGAGTCGGGCGAACTCGAGTACAACGCGGGGAAGCTCGCCGAAATCGTCGAGCAGACGTCGACGCGGCTGGCGATCGTCACCCAGGACAGCCCGGATCCGGACTCGATCGCCAGCGCGGCGGCGCTGCAGGCGATCGCCGACCATCTCGGCATCGAATCCGACATCATCTATCTCGGGGACGTCGGCCACCAGGAGAACCGAGCGTTCGTCAATCTGCTCGGGATAGACCTCGTCCAGTGGGACGAGATCGAAGACCACTCGATCTACGACACCGTAGCCCTGGTCGATCACGCGACCTCGGGCGAGATGGACCTCCCGATCGACATCGTCATCGATCACCACGAATCCGAGACCGATGACGGGGTCGAACCCGAGTTCGTCGACATCCGACCGAACATGTCCTCGACGTCGACGATCATGACGAAGTACATCCAGGAGTTCGACATGAACGTCTCCGAGGAGGTCGCCACGGCCTTACTCTACGGTATCCGCGCGGAGACGCTGGATTTCAAACGCGACACCACCCCCGCCGATCTGACCGCCGCCGCCTACCTCTATCCGTTCGCGAACCACGACACCCTCGAGCAAGTGGAGTCGCCGTCGATGTCCCCCGAGACGCTGGACGTGCTCGCGGAGGCCATCACCAATCGCGACGTCCAGGGGAGTCACCTCGTCTCCAACGCGGGCTTCGTCCGCGACCGCGAGGCGCTCACCCAGGCCGCCAGCCACCTGCTCAATCTCGAGGGGGTCACCACGACCGCCGTCTTCGGGATCGCCGACGAGACGATCTTCCTCGCCGGTCGCTCGAAGGATATCCGCATCAATATCGGCAAGGTGCTCGACGACGCCTACGGGGAGATCGGCGAGACGGCCGGCCACTCCACGCAAGCCAGCGCGGAGATCCCGCTGGGGATCTTCACCGGGATCGAGATCTCGGAGGACACGCGGGAGACGCTACTCGAGTTGACCGAAGAAGCGGTCAAGCGGACGCTGTTCGACGCGATGGGCGTCGAAGGAGGGGGCAGCGAGGGCTCGAACGGGAGCTGA
- a CDS encoding helix-turn-helix domain-containing protein — MGFIAAVRLVHDELPLVPTIKERSGVTLRYEYGATTGEQRLQFVSAFGDEHEALEEVMAADPTVANATCVATFENRSIYRVVVETDLEIVPNRCAEAGLFAFRITSAEGGWCARVHLPDRDVLSAFRNQCLDRGISFHVNHLYDSSVSDEQTYLLTERQHEILTMAYYAGYFEVPREATQDDLAGRLDISDSAVSQRIRRAVSELIAATLENDRASDEYG; from the coding sequence ATGGGATTTATCGCAGCGGTTCGCCTCGTCCACGACGAACTTCCGTTAGTGCCGACGATCAAGGAACGGTCGGGCGTGACGCTCCGGTACGAGTACGGAGCGACGACCGGCGAGCAACGCCTCCAGTTCGTCTCCGCGTTCGGCGACGAGCACGAGGCTCTCGAGGAAGTGATGGCTGCGGATCCGACCGTCGCGAACGCGACGTGCGTCGCGACGTTCGAGAACCGGTCAATCTATCGCGTCGTCGTCGAGACCGATCTCGAGATCGTTCCCAATCGCTGTGCCGAAGCCGGCCTGTTCGCCTTCAGAATCACGAGCGCGGAGGGTGGCTGGTGCGCACGGGTTCATCTCCCCGATCGCGACGTGCTGTCGGCGTTCCGGAACCAGTGTCTCGATCGGGGCATCTCGTTTCACGTGAACCATCTGTACGACTCGTCGGTGTCCGATGAGCAGACCTACTTACTGACCGAACGACAACACGAGATCCTCACGATGGCCTACTACGCCGGCTACTTCGAGGTACCGCGCGAGGCCACGCAGGATGATCTCGCCGGTCGGCTCGATATCTCGGATTCGGCGGTGTCACAGCGGATACGGCGCGCCGTTTCCGAACTGATCGCCGCGACGCTCGAGAACGACCGCGCGTCAGACGAATACGGATAA
- a CDS encoding acetate--CoA ligase — protein MGRLSALFDPETVAVVGATDREGAVGRAILENLRDEFAGEVVPINPSRDEVLGLECYPDASSAPPIDLAVVVVPPEIVIESTRDLAEAGTENVVVITAGFAETGGEGAKRERQLRAVAGEHDLNVVGPNSLGIMATSNGMNATFGPESALEGSISFMSQSGAFITAVLDWANEQGIGFRDVVSLGNKTVLDETDFVREWGDDPDTDVIIGYLEDIGDGRGFIEAAREVTADTPIVLVKSGRTAAGAQAASSHTGAIAGSERAYEAGLEQAGVLRARSVQELFDYARALSGLPEPETDGVAVVTNAGGPGVLTTDAVGDSSLEMASFTDETIDALAEAMPDEANVYNPIDAIGDADVDRFGEALEIALDDPNVGSAVVVAAPTAVLSYDDLANRVIETLEVHETPVVTCLMGGKRARDAEETLRESGVPNYFDPARAVSGLDALARFRDIRERTVDEPAPFDVDRERAREILERVRRRDDNRLGVESMDLLEAYGIPTPRGEIVDDPDRAREVAESIAGDVVLKIVSPDISHKSDIGGVKVGVADEDVYDAYEDVVARARNYQPGATIVGVQIQELLDLESATETIVGMNRDPQFGPLLLFGLGGIFVEILEDTSVRVAPIGEGEARDMVDEIRAAPLLRGARGREPADVERVVETIQRLSQLVTDFPSILELDINPLVAGPEGVQAIDLRLTVDPDELDADEPDTEEP, from the coding sequence ATGGGACGGTTATCCGCACTCTTCGATCCCGAGACCGTCGCCGTGGTCGGCGCGACCGACCGCGAGGGCGCGGTCGGCCGGGCGATCCTCGAGAACCTGCGCGACGAGTTCGCGGGCGAGGTCGTGCCGATCAACCCGTCGCGCGACGAGGTACTCGGGCTCGAGTGTTATCCGGACGCGTCGAGTGCGCCGCCGATCGATCTGGCGGTGGTCGTGGTTCCGCCCGAGATCGTGATCGAGTCGACCCGCGACCTCGCCGAGGCGGGCACCGAGAACGTCGTCGTCATCACCGCGGGCTTCGCGGAGACCGGCGGCGAAGGTGCCAAGCGCGAACGGCAACTCCGCGCCGTCGCCGGCGAACACGACCTCAACGTCGTCGGACCGAACAGTCTGGGGATCATGGCCACGTCGAACGGCATGAACGCCACGTTCGGTCCCGAAAGCGCGCTCGAGGGCTCGATCTCTTTCATGAGCCAGTCGGGCGCGTTCATCACCGCCGTCCTCGACTGGGCCAACGAACAGGGAATCGGGTTTCGAGACGTGGTTTCGCTGGGGAACAAGACCGTTCTGGACGAGACGGACTTCGTCCGCGAGTGGGGCGACGACCCGGACACCGACGTCATCATCGGCTACTTAGAGGATATCGGTGACGGTCGGGGCTTCATCGAAGCGGCCCGCGAGGTGACCGCGGACACCCCGATCGTGCTCGTCAAGTCCGGCCGGACGGCCGCCGGCGCGCAGGCCGCTTCCTCGCACACCGGCGCGATCGCCGGCAGCGAACGGGCGTACGAGGCCGGTCTCGAGCAGGCCGGGGTCCTGCGCGCCCGCTCGGTCCAGGAACTGTTCGACTACGCGCGGGCGCTTTCGGGGCTGCCCGAACCCGAAACCGACGGCGTCGCGGTCGTGACTAACGCTGGCGGTCCCGGCGTCCTGACGACCGACGCCGTCGGCGACTCGTCGCTCGAGATGGCCTCCTTTACCGACGAAACGATCGACGCACTTGCCGAGGCGATGCCCGACGAAGCCAACGTCTACAACCCGATCGACGCCATCGGCGACGCCGACGTCGATCGGTTCGGCGAGGCCCTCGAGATCGCGCTCGACGATCCGAACGTCGGCAGCGCCGTGGTCGTCGCCGCGCCGACCGCGGTCCTGTCGTACGACGACCTCGCCAACCGGGTGATCGAGACGCTCGAGGTCCACGAAACGCCCGTCGTCACGTGTCTCATGGGCGGGAAACGGGCTCGCGACGCCGAGGAAACGCTGCGCGAGTCGGGCGTTCCGAACTACTTCGATCCCGCTCGAGCGGTCTCGGGACTCGACGCGCTCGCTCGCTTCCGCGATATTCGCGAGCGAACGGTCGACGAGCCCGCACCGTTCGACGTCGATCGCGAACGCGCCCGCGAGATTCTAGAGCGCGTCCGGCGTCGGGACGACAACCGCCTCGGCGTGGAGTCGATGGACTTGCTCGAGGCCTACGGCATCCCGACCCCGCGGGGGGAGATCGTCGACGATCCCGACCGCGCCCGCGAGGTCGCCGAATCGATCGCGGGCGACGTCGTCCTGAAGATCGTCAGCCCCGACATCTCACACAAGTCCGACATCGGTGGCGTCAAAGTCGGCGTAGCGGACGAGGACGTTTACGACGCCTACGAGGACGTGGTCGCTCGAGCGCGAAACTACCAGCCCGGCGCCACGATCGTCGGCGTGCAGATCCAGGAGCTGCTCGACCTCGAGTCCGCGACCGAGACCATCGTCGGGATGAACCGCGACCCGCAGTTCGGGCCATTGCTGCTGTTCGGACTCGGCGGCATCTTCGTCGAAATCCTCGAGGATACGTCGGTCCGCGTCGCGCCGATCGGCGAGGGCGAGGCCCGCGACATGGTCGACGAGATTCGGGCGGCACCGCTGTTGCGCGGCGCTCGCGGCCGCGAACCCGCGGACGTCGAGCGCGTCGTCGAGACGATCCAGCGGCTCTCCCAGCTGGTGACGGACTTCCCGTCGATCCTCGAACTCGACATCAACCCGCTCGTGGCCGGCCCGGAGGGCGTACAGGCGATCGATCTTCGACTGACCGTCGATCCGGACGAACTCGACGCGGACGAACCCGACACGGAGGAACCATGA
- a CDS encoding PRC-barrel domain-containing protein, which translates to MDDTPQEITSLVGREVYSNNGVFVGEVEDLRLSIDGEAVSGLALANLNSELFADEARSGQGIIVPYRWVRSVGDVILINDVVERVREPDEEEDELVA; encoded by the coding sequence ATGGACGACACTCCCCAAGAAATCACGTCACTCGTCGGCCGCGAGGTTTACTCGAACAACGGCGTCTTCGTCGGCGAAGTCGAGGATCTCAGGCTGAGCATCGACGGCGAGGCCGTCTCCGGTCTCGCGCTCGCGAACCTGAACAGCGAACTGTTCGCGGACGAAGCCCGAAGCGGACAGGGAATCATCGTCCCCTACCGCTGGGTCCGCTCCGTCGGCGACGTCATTCTCATCAACGACGTCGTCGAACGCGTTCGCGAACCCGACGAGGAAGAAGACGAACTGGTAGCGTAA